A window of the Schlesneria paludicola DSM 18645 genome harbors these coding sequences:
- a CDS encoding NUDIX domain-containing protein — MHHRTESGDHLILKVAAFVLTPTPEPMVLALRHPIAGLQFPAGTIESGEGVLDAARREVREETCVTALDQGRRLGTEVCPRDADEGFVLETSESISTNRDEERSLFYRGRRVRILSHGDALSQVCEEEWNLNLDPPIVSRRIQGVIPTRFIGRSVARVFVCFLFLGDFRSEPWKCTADGHTWQVEWIPLRTTERFALNQADWFERFRILMYSACGVESSQRM, encoded by the coding sequence ATGCATCATCGGACTGAAAGTGGCGATCACTTGATTCTTAAGGTTGCCGCGTTTGTTTTGACCCCCACGCCGGAACCGATGGTGCTGGCCCTTCGCCATCCTATTGCCGGGCTGCAGTTTCCAGCAGGCACGATTGAGTCGGGCGAAGGGGTACTCGATGCCGCCCGGCGCGAGGTGCGCGAAGAAACGTGCGTCACGGCGCTGGACCAAGGGCGGCGACTCGGGACTGAAGTGTGTCCACGCGATGCCGACGAGGGATTTGTATTGGAAACGTCGGAAAGTATTTCCACGAATCGTGATGAGGAAAGGTCACTCTTTTATCGAGGGAGACGTGTCAGGATCCTGTCGCATGGTGATGCGCTGTCCCAAGTCTGTGAAGAGGAGTGGAATCTGAATCTTGATCCGCCGATTGTCAGCAGGCGAATACAAGGTGTTATTCCGACGCGATTCATTGGACGCTCTGTCGCGCGTGTTTTTGTCTGCTTTCTGTTTCTCGGCGACTTTCGATCAGAGCCATGGAAATGCACGGCGGACGGGCACACATGGCAGGTGGAATGGATTCCTTTGAGGACGACAGAGCGGTTTGCCCTGAATCAGGCCGACTGGTTCGAGCGTTTCAGGATATTGATGTACTCCGCCTGTGGGGTTGAGTCGTCGCAGCGTATGTGA
- a CDS encoding DUF1559 domain-containing protein — MPNCPRRERRQRGFTLIELLVVIAIIAVLIALLLPAVQQAREAARRTQCKNNLKQLGLALHNYYDTNGFFPPAVIRGPNCAGSAGPTRCSGLSFMARLAPYFDQANLYNLLNFSVEPAWKDTNPGGYAVASATRLGMLICPSDPVRGQVARPDLGPTSYGACVSNTNNYCSDPNWYQGLNGGGLQAYMCTPGGGTGVVYGNSRVTFASITDGTSNTMVLSEFTSGDPYVQQDNNFSACLAGGTPAQTGYGTLYDPVGYSWIYAQGMQSWAYSTLLKPNDQIVKIQNNNFCVGSPWVGPALFGARSHHVGGVHVVLCDGGVRFISDNINLTTWQNLGNVADGNTLGEL, encoded by the coding sequence ATGCCAAATTGCCCACGGCGCGAGAGACGCCAACGCGGATTTACTTTGATTGAGCTCTTGGTCGTGATTGCGATTATCGCCGTTCTGATTGCACTCCTTCTGCCCGCGGTGCAACAGGCACGCGAGGCAGCACGTCGGACCCAGTGCAAGAACAACCTGAAACAACTGGGACTTGCTCTTCACAACTACTACGACACCAACGGATTCTTCCCCCCTGCCGTCATTCGTGGACCCAATTGTGCCGGGTCTGCCGGTCCAACGCGGTGCAGCGGGCTCAGTTTCATGGCACGGCTCGCACCTTACTTCGACCAAGCCAACCTGTACAACTTGCTGAATTTCTCGGTGGAACCCGCCTGGAAGGACACGAATCCGGGGGGCTATGCGGTCGCTTCGGCCACCCGGCTGGGCATGCTGATCTGCCCTTCCGATCCCGTTCGCGGTCAAGTGGCACGGCCTGACCTTGGGCCGACCAGCTATGGCGCCTGTGTCAGTAACACCAACAACTATTGTTCCGATCCGAACTGGTATCAGGGGCTCAACGGCGGAGGCCTACAGGCGTACATGTGTACTCCCGGTGGAGGAACCGGGGTGGTTTATGGGAACAGTCGCGTGACGTTCGCTAGTATTACCGATGGGACAAGCAACACGATGGTGCTGTCGGAATTCACGTCCGGTGATCCTTACGTTCAGCAAGATAATAATTTTTCAGCCTGTCTTGCCGGGGGGACGCCAGCTCAGACCGGCTATGGAACCCTTTACGATCCCGTCGGCTATAGCTGGATTTACGCTCAGGGAATGCAGTCATGGGCCTATTCGACACTGCTCAAGCCGAACGATCAAATCGTCAAGATCCAGAACAACAACTTCTGTGTTGGCTCGCCATGGGTCGGTCCGGCCTTGTTTGGTGCCAGAAGTCACCATGTTGGGGGCGTGCATGTCGTCCTGTGCGACGGTGGAGTCCGGTTTATCTCGGATAACATCAATCTGACGACTTGGCAAAACCTGGGCAATGTTGCCGATGGCAATACCTTGGGTGAACTCTAA